From one Chloroflexota bacterium genomic stretch:
- a CDS encoding exonuclease, which yields MNPLCSDEVFVSTDVEADGPIPGPYSMLSFASAAYLADKTLLGTFSANLETLPGASAHPQTMEWWREHPEAWRAARENLEKPEAAMKRYLEWVKTLPGKPVFVAYPAVYDFMFVYWYLIRFTGESPFGHSALDIKTYAMAMLKKPYYQSIKAHMPRQWIAELSHTHRALDDAIEQGALFCNMLAENCGQHQRDRD from the coding sequence ATGAACCCTTTGTGTTCCGATGAGGTATTTGTCAGCACCGATGTCGAGGCGGATGGTCCCATCCCTGGCCCTTATTCCATGCTCAGTTTCGCCTCAGCCGCGTACCTGGCCGACAAGACGCTGCTGGGCACATTCTCTGCGAACCTCGAAACCTTGCCCGGAGCATCCGCTCATCCACAGACAATGGAGTGGTGGAGAGAGCATCCAGAGGCCTGGAGAGCAGCGCGTGAGAACCTTGAGAAGCCTGAGGCAGCCATGAAGAGGTACCTCGAATGGGTCAAAACCTTGCCTGGCAAGCCCGTGTTTGTCGCCTATCCTGCCGTCTACGATTTCATGTTTGTCTACTGGTACCTCATCCGCTTTACTGGCGAGAGCCCCTTTGGCCACTCAGCGTTGGACATCAAAACGTACGCGATGGCCATGTTGAAAAAGCCCTACTACCAGAGCATCAAAGCACATATGCCACGCCAATGGATTGCGGAATTGTCGCACACGCACCGTGCTCTAGATGATGCCATCGAGCAGGGAGCGCTGTTCTGTAACATGCTGGCAGAGAACTGTGGCCAACACCAAAGGGACAGGGACTGA
- a CDS encoding MFS transporter, with protein sequence MTDEIEYAAEDDAFRVEIERNLRWNFVVNVLDGALFWLGLSFAAPSTILPLYVSHLTNNRILIGLVAAIVSSGWYLPQLFTVKYVERLPVKKKLVINVGFFTERLPFILMAASVFLFAGHAPTLALLFFFATLIWRNIGAGAVAIAWQDMVAKVIPVHYRGRLLGIANFAGTAMGLVGASLAAAILGRYPFPVNFGICMSLTALFILASWVALSLTREPPLRSNKPTVPLSEYGHRLPVVVRKDRNFATYLFSRIMAVLGYMGNGFVTVYAVRQWNLTDSQAGLYTTVFMAGQAAANLFAGALADRYGHKLVLEIGQGLSALAMLIAVLAPSPMWMYAVFAVIGSVVAADILSSIMIPMEFAVPDERPMYIGLANTIPGLFSAIAPLFGGWIASRGSYQTLFLTATVFSSLSWAMLHWLVKEPRNAAYGQPDSTGITV encoded by the coding sequence GTGACAGACGAGATCGAATACGCTGCAGAGGATGATGCTTTTCGGGTAGAAATTGAGCGGAACCTTCGCTGGAATTTCGTGGTGAATGTGCTGGATGGCGCCCTTTTCTGGCTCGGGCTCAGCTTTGCCGCGCCTAGCACTATTTTGCCTCTGTACGTGAGCCATTTGACAAATAACCGCATCCTTATTGGATTGGTTGCGGCGATCGTAAGCTCTGGCTGGTATTTGCCGCAGTTATTCACGGTCAAATATGTGGAGCGTCTGCCGGTCAAGAAGAAACTGGTGATCAACGTTGGTTTCTTTACGGAGCGGTTGCCTTTTATACTGATGGCTGCCTCGGTCTTTCTGTTTGCGGGGCATGCACCAACTCTAGCGCTGCTGTTCTTCTTCGCTACTTTGATTTGGCGTAATATAGGTGCTGGCGCTGTGGCAATTGCCTGGCAGGATATGGTGGCCAAGGTAATTCCCGTCCACTACCGTGGGCGGCTGCTGGGCATTGCGAACTTTGCTGGTACGGCCATGGGATTGGTTGGTGCGAGCCTTGCCGCAGCTATCCTGGGCCGTTATCCCTTTCCCGTCAATTTTGGTATCTGCATGTCCCTGACAGCCCTGTTTATTTTGGCTTCGTGGGTTGCTCTATCCCTGACGCGCGAACCGCCTTTGAGATCGAATAAGCCAACCGTGCCCTTGAGCGAATATGGACATCGCCTGCCAGTCGTAGTGCGGAAGGATCGCAACTTTGCCACCTACCTGTTCAGCAGGATTATGGCAGTGCTTGGCTATATGGGCAACGGTTTTGTGACCGTCTATGCAGTACGGCAGTGGAACTTGACCGATAGCCAGGCTGGTCTGTATACCACGGTGTTCATGGCAGGGCAGGCAGCCGCGAACTTATTCGCGGGTGCGCTGGCTGACCGCTATGGACACAAATTGGTATTGGAAATCGGCCAGGGATTGTCGGCACTTGCGATGTTGATCGCCGTGCTCGCACCTTCTCCAATGTGGATGTACGCAGTCTTTGCCGTGATTGGTTCGGTTGTCGCTGCTGATATCCTCTCCAGCATCATGATCCCAATGGAGTTCGCTGTCCCCGATGAACGGCCAATGTACATTGGCCTGGCTAACACGATCCCTGGCTTGTTCTCAGCCATCGCGCCACTGTTTGGCGGTTGGATTGCCTCACGCGGAAGCTATCAGACGCTATTCCTTACTGCAACTGTGTTCAGTTCATTGTCCTGGGCTATGCTGCACTGGCTAGTGAAAGAGCCGAGGAATGCTGCTTATGGCCAACCTGATAGCACGGGAATAACAGTGTAG
- a CDS encoding flavodoxin domain-containing protein: MNMQVLVAYASRHGATAEIAEKIGEVLSEAGFPTTVLPANQVTDLNPYQAVVLGSAVYMGQWLKEAADFLRNNQDELAKRMVWLFSSGPTGPAPVAQLLKTWRFPKSLWAVAERIRPRDIVVFHGMLDIDKLTVPEKVVIRAIKVHVGDYRDWDLIAVWADGIADALKAAS; this comes from the coding sequence ATGAACATGCAAGTGCTGGTTGCTTATGCCTCCCGGCATGGAGCGACGGCAGAGATCGCTGAGAAGATCGGAGAAGTGCTTTCTGAAGCTGGTTTTCCTACCACGGTGTTGCCAGCAAATCAGGTAACCGACCTGAACCCGTACCAGGCAGTAGTGCTGGGCAGTGCTGTGTACATGGGTCAGTGGCTCAAGGAGGCGGCGGATTTCCTACGGAACAACCAAGATGAGCTGGCCAAGCGTATGGTGTGGCTCTTTTCCAGCGGACCCACTGGCCCTGCTCCTGTGGCACAGTTGTTGAAAACATGGCGCTTCCCCAAGTCATTATGGGCTGTAGCAGAGCGCATCCGTCCCCGTGATATCGTCGTGTTCCATGGCATGCTCGATATCGACAAGCTCACTGTGCCGGAGAAAGTGGTTATCCGAGCAATCAAGGTTCACGTAGGCGACTACCGCGATTGGGACCTCATTGCCGTCTGGGCGGATGGCATCGCAGACGCGTTGAAGGCGGCTTCTTAG
- a CDS encoding transketolase family protein — protein sequence MSEIKWKATRDGYGDALVEMGAQDERIVVLGADLTDSTRALWFAQKYPDRFFDFGIAEQNMLNAAAGFALAGKIPWVSTYGVFVAGRAWDQIRTTTCYSNLNVKIGGAHGGISVGPDGATHQALEDVATMRVLPNMTVIVPADYYETKKAVIWACKHVGPVYVRFGREPVPVVTKLDDPFIMGKANLINDGTDVTIINNGPVLWECMKAVHTLREKGISARLANMHTVKPIDRETIAKAARETGAIVTVEEHQVMGGFGSAVAEVVVQTCPVPMRFIGIQDRFGESGTPEELFEEFGLTARHIVAAVEDVLKAKRG from the coding sequence ATGTCCGAAATCAAATGGAAAGCGACTCGTGATGGATACGGAGATGCGTTAGTTGAAATGGGTGCCCAGGACGAGCGTATCGTCGTGCTGGGCGCTGATCTGACCGACTCAACACGCGCGCTCTGGTTTGCACAGAAATATCCCGATCGTTTCTTCGACTTTGGGATTGCAGAGCAGAACATGCTCAATGCTGCGGCGGGGTTTGCACTGGCGGGCAAGATCCCCTGGGTCAGCACCTATGGCGTGTTCGTGGCTGGACGAGCCTGGGACCAGATCCGTACCACCACTTGCTACAGCAACCTAAATGTAAAAATTGGCGGGGCACACGGAGGCATTTCCGTAGGGCCGGATGGAGCAACGCATCAAGCCCTGGAGGATGTGGCCACCATGCGTGTCCTCCCGAACATGACCGTTATCGTGCCAGCCGATTACTATGAGACAAAGAAAGCTGTTATCTGGGCCTGCAAACACGTCGGCCCTGTGTACGTGCGCTTTGGGCGTGAGCCAGTGCCCGTTGTTACCAAGCTGGATGACCCATTCATCATGGGCAAGGCGAATCTCATCAACGATGGCACGGATGTAACCATCATAAACAACGGCCCTGTTCTCTGGGAGTGCATGAAAGCAGTACACACGCTGAGAGAGAAAGGCATTTCTGCACGCCTAGCCAACATGCACACGGTCAAGCCAATAGACCGGGAGACCATTGCAAAGGCTGCGCGAGAAACCGGGGCTATCGTCACGGTCGAAGAGCATCAGGTCATGGGGGGCTTTGGCAGCGCCGTAGCCGAGGTAGTGGTGCAGACCTGCCCCGTGCCCATGCGCTTCATTGGTATACAAGACCGCTTTGGCGAGTCTGGCACACCAGAGGAACTGTTCGAGGAGTTTGGTCTCACCGCCAGGCACATCGTGGCAGCGGTGGAGGATGTGCTAAAAGCGAAGCGGGGATAA